One part of the Cyprinus carpio isolate SPL01 chromosome B12, ASM1834038v1, whole genome shotgun sequence genome encodes these proteins:
- the LOC109099483 gene encoding AMSH-like protease — MGYNIEINEDIAPRRYFRSGVEMEQMAAVYLEEGSLENAFVLYNKFITLFVEKLPSHRDYQQCNVPEKQVIMKKLQEVAFPRKDQLKRLLHEKYSKEHSEYLKSQTQAMAVDMCSERLQKMSLLEEERQRVAQLRKMQIESEQFRYFEDQLRRQELASRRDEAVPNVPEQTDGSCLSQTPRNHVRLDPNRNKPAAPPKPAATLAAVQNQRVEGLRRVLIPRDLTYRFLLLADSNTARGIETCGVLCGKLTHNEFVLTHVIVPKQSAGPDYCDMENVEELFSYQDHHNLLTLGWIHTHPTQTAFLSSVDLHTHSSYQLMLPEAIAIVCAPKHNDTGVFRLTSAGMGEVAGCRLKGFHPHSKDPPLFTICKHIVVKDSKTTVLDLR, encoded by the exons ATGGGCTAtaacattgaaataaatgaagaCATCGCCCCGAGACGCTACTTCCGCTCTGGCGTAGAGATGGAGCAAATGGCAGCTGTTTATCTAGAGGAGGGCAGTCTGGAGAATGCCTTTGTCCTCTACAACAAGTTCATCAc TTTATTTGTTGAGAAGCTCCCCAGTCACAGGGACTATCAGCAGTGCAACGTCCCTGAGAAGCAAGTGATAATGAAG AAATTGCAGGAAGTGGCCTTTCCACGAAAGGACCAATTGAAGAGACTTCTCCatgaaaaatacagcaaagaaCACAGTGAATATCTGAAGAGTCAG ACTCAAGCCATGGCTGTAGACATGTGTAGTGAACGACTGCAGAAGATGTCTCTGTTGGAGGAAGAACGGCAACGTGTAGCACAGCTCAGGAAGATGCAAATCGAGTCCGAGCAGTTCCGCTACTTTGAGGACCAACTGCGTAGACAAGAGCTGGCCAGTCGCAGGGATGAGGCTGtccccaatgtgcctgaacaAACCGATGGGTCCTGTTTATCCCAGACCCCGAGAAACCATGTGCGCCTTGACCCCAATCGTAACAAACCAGCGGCCCCCCCCAAACCGGCAGCCACCTTAGCAGCCGTACAAA ATCAGCGTGTCGAAGGCCTGAGGCGGGTTTTAATCCCACGAGACCTGACTTACAGGTTCCTTCTGCTGGCTGACAGTAACACAGCGAGAGGAATTGAGACGTGTGGAGTTCTCTGTGGAAAACTG ACGCACAATGAGTTTGTGCTGACCCATGTGATCGTCCCCAAGCAGTCCGCTGGCCCTGACTACTGTGACATGGAGAACGTGGAAGAGCTGTTCAGTTATCAGGACCATCATAACCTTCTGACCCTGGGCTGGATCCAT ACACACCCGACACAGACGGCCTTCCTTTCCAGCGTggatctgcacacacacagctcttatCAGCTCATGCTACCTGAGGCCATCGCTATTGTTTGTGCACCTAAACACAATGA CACGGGAGTGTTCCGACTCACCAGTGCTGGAATGGGAGAAGTGGCTGGATGCAGATTGAAAGGTTTTCACCCCCACTCTAAAGACCCTCCTCTGTTCACT ATTTGCAAGCACATTGTGGTGAAGGACTCGAAAACGACAGTTCTGGACCTCAGGTGA
- the LOC109068043 gene encoding ankyrin repeat domain-containing protein 22-like, translated as MGILYSEPMCQAAYDDDIHKLQKLISANPKNVNVQDEGTGDTPIIAACRQGHLRTVKYLLDYNANVSIRNKKERTCLHYATRRTFSFLDYLMIAILMPILLIGYLIMVEKQRKNVKLMELLLATKVEVNAVDYKGNTGLHYACQRKSQRIIPLLLEKNADVSIQNKNQETPLDIAKRLQFHKIVTLLTKSM; from the exons ATGGGAATCTTGTACTCAGAG CCTATGTGTCAGGCAGCTTATGACGATGACATCCACAAGTTGCAAAAACTGATCTCAGCCAatcccaaaaatgtaaatgttcaagATGAAGGAACAGGAGACACACCGATCATAGCCGCCTGTAGACAGGGACACCTCAGGACTGTCAAATACCTTCTAGATTACAATGCAAATGTGTCTATTAGAAATAAG AAAGAAAGGACTTGTTTGCACTATGCCACGAGAAGAACATTTTCCTTCTTGGACTACTTGATGATTGCCATATTAATGCCTATCTTGTTAATTGGTTATCTTATAATGGTAG AGAAgcaaagaaaaaatgtgaaattgatGGAGCTTCTGTTGGCCACAAAGGTGGAGGTAAATGCTGTAGACTAT aaggggAACACTGGACTTCACTATGCGTGCCAAAGAAAAAGTCAAAGGATCATTCCATTGTTATTGGAGAAAAATGCAGATGTCTCAATACAGAACAAA AATCAGGAAACCCCACTAGATATTGCAAAAAGACTGCAATTCCACAAAATTGTTACATTGTTAACAAAATCAATGTGA